The nucleotide window CGGATCTTGATGGTCTCGTTTTTAAACTGGACATTATCGATGCTGGTGATATTATACGCTTCTCCGCGATGGACCAACCTGTATTCTCTTGTGTTCATTTTTGCAATCAAAGGATGGTATCGGAAGATGAACATCACCGTATTTTGTGACTGTGTCTGTGCCGCTTCCCA belongs to Qiania dongpingensis and includes:
- a CDS encoding phage head closure protein, with the protein product MNAGAYREPVLIEKNGYTVDEIGNQVASWAEYFRGYAYMNNLSGSEYWEAAQTQSQNTVMFIFRYHPLIAKMNTREYRLVHRGEAYNITSIDNVQFKNETIKIRAVRKE